One Danio rerio strain Tuebingen ecotype United States chromosome 9, GRCz12tu, whole genome shotgun sequence genomic region harbors:
- the il1rl1 gene encoding interleukin-1 receptor-like 1 isoform X3: MLLNCSVLFGTVVCDFCSVHWEKNGIKVNKMKGYEEKYSKNGGFAHSLLNITAVSELDLQSEFRCAAMDEYGVIYVLVTLKREPSVLTVVLVFIFIFTVLLLFAGTVRWFALDLVLLARKLFIKFYRTEDGKLYDAYVIYQRSGLDGETGHAVSEFVNGALLPVLESSCGYKLFIHGRDDLPGEDSANLIQTKIQLSRRLLIILSAEGVGGSAEAYDLQAGLHQALVQGETPVIIIQLGLMQDYSHLPLGLQHLLRKRSALLWRDGEASLNSRFWKRVRYRMPAASATIRRSRASNTAAFHWQSLSV; this comes from the exons ATGCTGCTCAACTGTTCGGTGTTGTTTGGGACGGTGGTGTGTGATTTTTGCTCTGTTCACTGGGAGAAAAACGGGATCAAAGTGAACAAGATGAAGGGATACGAGGAGAAGTACAG TAAGAACGGAGGCTTCGCTCATTCTCTCCTGAACATCACTGCAGTGTCTGAGCTGGACCTTCAGTCGGAGTTTCGCTGTGCAGCTATGGACGAATATGGAGTGATTTATGTGTTAGTCACTTTGAAGAGAGAAC CATCGGTGCTCACTGTGGTCCTGGTGTTCATCTTCATATTCACCGTCTTGCTGCTGTTTGCTGGAACAGTGAGGTGGTTTGCTTTGGATCTGGTGCTGCTTGCAAGGAAACTTTTTATCAAATTCTACAGGACAGAGG ATGGGAAGCTCTATGATGCCTATGTGATTTACCAGAGAAGCGGCTTGGATGGGGAGACGGGCCATGCTGTGAGTGAGTTTGTGAACGGGGCTCTTCTGCCGGTGCTGGAGAGCAGCTGTGGATATAAACTCTTCATCCATGGCAGAGACGACCTGCCTGGAGAAG ACTCTGCAAACCTGATCCAAACCAAGATCCAGCTGAGCCGCAGACTCCTCATCATTTTATCAGCAGAAGGAGTTGGAGGTTCAGCTGAGGCGTATGACCTGCAGGCGGGTCTCCATCAGGCTCTGGTTCAGGGAGAAACGCCGGTGATCATCATCCAGCTGGGGCTCATGCAGGACTACAGTCACCTTCCTCTGGGACTCCAGCATCTGCTCCGCAAGAGATCCGCTTTACTGTGGAGAGATGGAGAGGCGAGCCTGAACTCCAGATTCTGGAAGAGGGTGAGGTATAGGATGCCTGCGGCGTCTGCAACGATCCGGAGAAGCAGAGCATCAAACACAGCAGCATTTCACTGGCAGAgtttgtctgtttga
- the il1rl1 gene encoding interleukin-1 receptor-like 1 isoform X2, producing the protein MATDGLITHADGMVMMMVTMMMIILLIIESVLVSSYALNSTVVCKQRDNPSLLIVRAGESLHLPCKNDACFKGNLGFNNTYTWFRNLSRTMKLEQIGTEESQRVHYHKSSLYILNLTLNDTGKYITYWRDAEGSCSEFETDIVVHENFSRDLLYGKTENSEIICPICKNQPGSFVWYKDFTLIPNQSKSSLRIHNISKESQGIYTCVCTWDHHGIKYNTSGSRELVIKEKTVRIPPQFRLPINNSIVNTNIGAEMLLNCSVLFGTVVCDFCSVHWEKNGIKVNKMKGYEEKYSKNGGFAHSLLNITAVSELDLQSEFRCAAMDEYGVIYVLVTLKREPSVLTVVLVFIFIFTVLLLFAGTVRWFALDLVLLARKLFIKFYRTEDGKLYDAYVIYQRSGLDGETGHAVSEFVNGALLPVLESSCGYKLFIHGRDDLPGEDSANLIQTKIQLSRRLLIILSAEGVGGSAEAYDLQAGLHQALVQGETPVIIIQLGLMQDYSHLPLGLQHLLRKRSALLWRDGEASLNSRFWKRVRYRMPAASATIRRSRASNTAAFHWQSLSV; encoded by the exons ATGGCCACAGATGGACTGATCACACATGCAGATG ggatggtaatgatgatggtgacgatgatgatgatcattTTGCTCATTATTGAGTCTGTTCTGGTGTCTTCGTACGCATTAAACTCTACAG tcGTCTGTAAGCAGCGAGATAACCCATCGCTACTAATTGTGAGAGCTGGAGAATCTCTGCATTTGCCGTGTAAGAATGATGCCTGCTTCAAAGGCAACCTTGGATTCAACAACACTTACACTTGGTTTAGAAATCTGAGCAGAACGATGAAGCTGGAGCAGATCGGCACCGAGGAGAGTCAACGGGTGCATTACCATAAATCTAGTCTGTACATCCTCAATCTAACACTCAACGACACGGGAAAATACATCACATActg GAGGGATGCGGAGGGCAGTTGTTCTGAGTTCGAAACAGACATTGTGGTTCATGAGAATTTCAGCAGAGATCTCCTGTACGGAAAGACGGAGAATTCAGAAATAATTTGTCCCATCTGTAAGAATCAGCCAGGCTCCTTCGTTTGGTATAAA GATTTCACTCTTATTCCAAACCAGTCGAAAAGTTCTTTACGTATTCATAATATTTCAAAAGAAAGCCAGGGTATTTACACCTGCGTCTGCACCTGGGACCATCATGGGATCAAATACAACACCTCTGGATCTCGAGAGCTGGTCATTAAAG agaAGACCGTCAGAATTCCTCCACAGTTTCGCCTTCCAATCAATAACTCCATTGTCAACACTAATATTG GTGCAGAAATGCTGCTCAACTGTTCGGTGTTGTTTGGGACGGTGGTGTGTGATTTTTGCTCTGTTCACTGGGAGAAAAACGGGATCAAAGTGAACAAGATGAAGGGATACGAGGAGAAGTACAG TAAGAACGGAGGCTTCGCTCATTCTCTCCTGAACATCACTGCAGTGTCTGAGCTGGACCTTCAGTCGGAGTTTCGCTGTGCAGCTATGGACGAATATGGAGTGATTTATGTGTTAGTCACTTTGAAGAGAGAAC CATCGGTGCTCACTGTGGTCCTGGTGTTCATCTTCATATTCACCGTCTTGCTGCTGTTTGCTGGAACAGTGAGGTGGTTTGCTTTGGATCTGGTGCTGCTTGCAAGGAAACTTTTTATCAAATTCTACAGGACAGAGG ATGGGAAGCTCTATGATGCCTATGTGATTTACCAGAGAAGCGGCTTGGATGGGGAGACGGGCCATGCTGTGAGTGAGTTTGTGAACGGGGCTCTTCTGCCGGTGCTGGAGAGCAGCTGTGGATATAAACTCTTCATCCATGGCAGAGACGACCTGCCTGGAGAAG ACTCTGCAAACCTGATCCAAACCAAGATCCAGCTGAGCCGCAGACTCCTCATCATTTTATCAGCAGAAGGAGTTGGAGGTTCAGCTGAGGCGTATGACCTGCAGGCGGGTCTCCATCAGGCTCTGGTTCAGGGAGAAACGCCGGTGATCATCATCCAGCTGGGGCTCATGCAGGACTACAGTCACCTTCCTCTGGGACTCCAGCATCTGCTCCGCAAGAGATCCGCTTTACTGTGGAGAGATGGAGAGGCGAGCCTGAACTCCAGATTCTGGAAGAGGGTGAGGTATAGGATGCCTGCGGCGTCTGCAACGATCCGGAGAAGCAGAGCATCAAACACAGCAGCATTTCACTGGCAGAgtttgtctgtttga
- the il1rl1 gene encoding interleukin-1 receptor-like 1 isoform X1 codes for MATDGLITHADGKVPQSHTSRPAMIDRYIVNACELTFVLYFTCFIGMVMMMVTMMMIILLIIESVLVSSYALNSTVVCKQRDNPSLLIVRAGESLHLPCKNDACFKGNLGFNNTYTWFRNLSRTMKLEQIGTEESQRVHYHKSSLYILNLTLNDTGKYITYWRDAEGSCSEFETDIVVHENFSRDLLYGKTENSEIICPICKNQPGSFVWYKDFTLIPNQSKSSLRIHNISKESQGIYTCVCTWDHHGIKYNTSGSRELVIKEKTVRIPPQFRLPINNSIVNTNIGAEMLLNCSVLFGTVVCDFCSVHWEKNGIKVNKMKGYEEKYSKNGGFAHSLLNITAVSELDLQSEFRCAAMDEYGVIYVLVTLKREPSVLTVVLVFIFIFTVLLLFAGTVRWFALDLVLLARKLFIKFYRTEDGKLYDAYVIYQRSGLDGETGHAVSEFVNGALLPVLESSCGYKLFIHGRDDLPGEDSANLIQTKIQLSRRLLIILSAEGVGGSAEAYDLQAGLHQALVQGETPVIIIQLGLMQDYSHLPLGLQHLLRKRSALLWRDGEASLNSRFWKRVRYRMPAASATIRRSRASNTAAFHWQSLSV; via the exons ATGGCCACAGATGGACTGATCACACATGCAGATGGTAAGGTACCGCAGTCTCACACTTCTAGACCAGctatgatagatagatatatagtcAATGCTTGTGAACTGACATTTGTATTATACTTTACTTGCTTTATAGggatggtaatgatgatggtgacgatgatgatgatcattTTGCTCATTATTGAGTCTGTTCTGGTGTCTTCGTACGCATTAAACTCTACAG tcGTCTGTAAGCAGCGAGATAACCCATCGCTACTAATTGTGAGAGCTGGAGAATCTCTGCATTTGCCGTGTAAGAATGATGCCTGCTTCAAAGGCAACCTTGGATTCAACAACACTTACACTTGGTTTAGAAATCTGAGCAGAACGATGAAGCTGGAGCAGATCGGCACCGAGGAGAGTCAACGGGTGCATTACCATAAATCTAGTCTGTACATCCTCAATCTAACACTCAACGACACGGGAAAATACATCACATActg GAGGGATGCGGAGGGCAGTTGTTCTGAGTTCGAAACAGACATTGTGGTTCATGAGAATTTCAGCAGAGATCTCCTGTACGGAAAGACGGAGAATTCAGAAATAATTTGTCCCATCTGTAAGAATCAGCCAGGCTCCTTCGTTTGGTATAAA GATTTCACTCTTATTCCAAACCAGTCGAAAAGTTCTTTACGTATTCATAATATTTCAAAAGAAAGCCAGGGTATTTACACCTGCGTCTGCACCTGGGACCATCATGGGATCAAATACAACACCTCTGGATCTCGAGAGCTGGTCATTAAAG agaAGACCGTCAGAATTCCTCCACAGTTTCGCCTTCCAATCAATAACTCCATTGTCAACACTAATATTG GTGCAGAAATGCTGCTCAACTGTTCGGTGTTGTTTGGGACGGTGGTGTGTGATTTTTGCTCTGTTCACTGGGAGAAAAACGGGATCAAAGTGAACAAGATGAAGGGATACGAGGAGAAGTACAG TAAGAACGGAGGCTTCGCTCATTCTCTCCTGAACATCACTGCAGTGTCTGAGCTGGACCTTCAGTCGGAGTTTCGCTGTGCAGCTATGGACGAATATGGAGTGATTTATGTGTTAGTCACTTTGAAGAGAGAAC CATCGGTGCTCACTGTGGTCCTGGTGTTCATCTTCATATTCACCGTCTTGCTGCTGTTTGCTGGAACAGTGAGGTGGTTTGCTTTGGATCTGGTGCTGCTTGCAAGGAAACTTTTTATCAAATTCTACAGGACAGAGG ATGGGAAGCTCTATGATGCCTATGTGATTTACCAGAGAAGCGGCTTGGATGGGGAGACGGGCCATGCTGTGAGTGAGTTTGTGAACGGGGCTCTTCTGCCGGTGCTGGAGAGCAGCTGTGGATATAAACTCTTCATCCATGGCAGAGACGACCTGCCTGGAGAAG ACTCTGCAAACCTGATCCAAACCAAGATCCAGCTGAGCCGCAGACTCCTCATCATTTTATCAGCAGAAGGAGTTGGAGGTTCAGCTGAGGCGTATGACCTGCAGGCGGGTCTCCATCAGGCTCTGGTTCAGGGAGAAACGCCGGTGATCATCATCCAGCTGGGGCTCATGCAGGACTACAGTCACCTTCCTCTGGGACTCCAGCATCTGCTCCGCAAGAGATCCGCTTTACTGTGGAGAGATGGAGAGGCGAGCCTGAACTCCAGATTCTGGAAGAGGGTGAGGTATAGGATGCCTGCGGCGTCTGCAACGATCCGGAGAAGCAGAGCATCAAACACAGCAGCATTTCACTGGCAGAgtttgtctgtttga